TTTGGTTGTGCGACGTTTTACGCCTCGCTGTTTCGCGGCACGCCGCTGCTGGTGCAGGTGCTGATTATCTATCTGGCGCTGCCGCAGGTGGGAATTGTGCTCGGGGCGCTCAGCTCGGGCATTATCGCTCTGTCGATGAACTACGGCGCGTATCTGGCGGAAACTATCCGCAGCGGCGTGCTCTCGGTGCCGCGCGGTCAGCAGGAAGCCGCGCTGGCGCTCGGCGTGTCACGCTGGACGGTGGCCGTTCACGTCACCGCGCCGCAGGCATTGCGCATCATTATCCCGCCCGCCGGGTCGATGTTTATTTCGATGCTGAAAGATTCGTCTCTGGTGTCACTGATGGGGCTGTGGGAGCTGAATTTTCTGGCGCAATCCTACGGGCGCAGCACCTACCGTTATATGGAAATGCTGGCGACCGCTGCTGCGATCTACTGGATTATGTCGATCGTGCTGGAACTGCTGCAAAGCCGCCTTGAGCGCCGCTTTGCGCAAGGCCACCGCCGCTAAACTTTTTATTTTCAAATGCTCTGACTTCTTATCGCAGGTATATCATGGCTTTTCCTGAAGATTTCCGTTTAATCAGCTATCTCTCGCGCCTCGAACACGCTGTGCGTTTTCCGCTGTCCTCTTCCTATCCTGAATCGATGAGCCTGGATACGTTATTTGAACTGGCAGGGAAAGAACACCGCGCGCCGTTCATGCAGACCATGCTGGATTATCCGCCACTGCGCGGAACGCCGGAACTGCTCGACGCCATCGCCTCGACCTATAAAAATGTCACCGCGCAGGACGTCATCAGTTTTGCCGGTGCCGACGAAGCGATTTACGCCAGTTTTCAGATGTTGCTCAAATCCGGCGATCACGCCGTAGTGATCACCCCAAATTATCAGTCGCTGGAAAGCGTGCCGTTATCGCTGTGTGACGTCACCGGCGTGGCGCTTGATGAAAATAACGACTGGGCGCTGGATACTAATCAAGTCCGTGACGCATTGCGCGCCAATACCAAAGTGCTGGTGATTAACTTTCCGCACAATCCGACCGGCGCGCTGATTAGCCGTCAGCAACTCGACGAACTGATCGGGTTATGCCGCGATCGCGGGATCTGGATTTTCTCGGACGAAGTGTACCGGCTGACAGAGTTTGATCCGGCAGACCGGCTGCCGCAACTGGCGGATATTTACGAACGTGGCATTTCGCTGAACGTGACCTCCAAAGCTTACGGATTACCGGGGCTGCGCATCGGCTGGGTGGCCTGCCAGGATAAAGCGTGGATGCGGGAACTCGAGCGCATGAAGCAGTATCTGTCGATCTGTAATTCCATGCCCGGCGAGTTTCTCACCACGGTGGCACTCAATGCCCGCGCACCGATCCTTGAACGGGTGATGGAACGCTCGCGCCGCCAGCTCGTAACACTGACTCAATTTCTGGCGCAATACCCGCACCTGTTCAGGCTCAGCGTGCCGAAAGCCGGTGTGCTGGCGTTCCCACGTTTTACCGGTGAGCAAGGCGCAGAAGCCTTTGCCACACAACTGGTGGAAGAGGCCGGTGTGATGGTGATCCCTTCTGTCGCCTACGCATCAGAACTGAACAGGGTGTCGGAAGATTTTCTGCGTATCGGTTTTGGTCGCGAAAATCTTGATGAAGCACTGGGTGAAACGGGGAGATGGCTGGACAAACGCGGCCAGCAGGGATGAAAAAAATGGGCGCGGAAATCGCACCCATTTTAGTTTTCCCCGATGAACGGAAACCGGACTTGCCATTGATTTGTTAATGACTTACATGTTACTTACAGGCTTTGATCTCTTTCCACTGTGACCATTCGCCAGTGAACGACGGGTTACCTGGCTCATTGTTCTGAGTCCAGTAATTCGCGAGATACTCCTTACCTTTCCAGTTAACACTTTCTCCGCCGTTATACACTTTACCGGCATCCCAGTTGTCAGCGCAGCCGGTGCTGGTGCCTTCATCAGGGATCGGCAATACCTTCGGTGTGACCGTCAGCACGTAGGTGGCCACACTGCTTTTCTTCCCATCGGACACGGTGAGGGTAAAGTTGAAGCTTTGCTTAGCGGTGACCACGGGTGCGACAAAACTCAGCGATTCACGATCGTGACCGGCGAGGGTGGACCCGTTCGGCAGCAACCAGCTGTAGGTCAGTTTATCGCCGTCAGCGTCGGTAGATTCTGCTGCATTGAGCGTCACATTCGCCTGGCTTTCCACATCACCAATCGGACCGGAGAGTTTTGCCACCGGCGCTGAATTGCCGTCAGCCGGGGCTGGTGTCGGTTCCGGTGTTGGTGCTGGCGTCGGTTCAGGAGCAGGTGTCACCGCTTCTTCTTTACCGGCATCATCGACCACTTTCACGTTAAAGAAGTGCTGGACGCAGCGTTTGTAATCGCCCTCTTTGAACGCGGAGAACGGCGTCTGATAACCGACCAACTGACAGGAATACGTCAGGCCAGTTGGCGTTTCTGATGACCATCCCCAGTCCTGTTCCCAGTACTGCGGCAGCGCACCGGCGCCACCTTCATCAAACTGTTTCATGTTTTTACAGCCCAGCACTTCATTAGCCGGAACCGGCACTTTCAGGTATTCCGCTTCGCTTTTGTAGTAGGAGATACGGTTCAGGCCCTGCGCGATTTCCTGCGAGCCACCGCACTCAACACCGCCATTGATGATCTGAATAGTCACGCCGAATCCCGGCACCAGACCGTTGGCTTTGTCACGATCGTTCGGCTGCCAGGTGCCGTCGATCACATGCAGCATGCTCGGCTTCGGTGCCTGCGGCGTGACGTAGAAGAATACCGCACTGGCAAGGTTCAGCCAGGTATCCGCCACCAGTTCCGGTTTATCCAGCAGGGTTCTGACCGTGCCGAACATCGCATCGGAGAACGGGCCGTAGTTATAGTTATAAGAAAGTTGTTTGGCACCGCGACCGAAGTAGCTGACAAAATCGCCGTCGGCATCTTTGCCGCAAGGCCAGGTTTGTCCCTGCCAGACATTCGGATTACATTCGCCGTTATAGCCGCCTTTCTGCCCTTCTTTCCAGCCCATTTCTCGCAGATAGACCAGCCCCTGACGCCATTCGGCTTCCGGGCGCCAGCTCTCGTGGCCGCCGGTTTCCTGTGCGAAGTGTGCAAACATGGTGGCAAGGCCTTTACGGCAAATGGCATCCGAATCACGTCCGTCGGTATACGTTCCGCACACGGCCGGGAACTTGCCGATGGCCTGCAGGAATTTGGTGTAGGTATAGCTCGGGTCACGCAGCGGGAAAATGTGTTCCCACTTATCACTGCCCAGAATGCTGTCCACCCGCTTCACGTTAGCCGGGTTATCGCTGCGGCCGGGAGCGATTTTATCGACGGAAGCATTATCCAGTGTGCGGATAGACGCCTTAACCTCCTGCATCAGCGGGTTTTGAGTCAGGCTGTTTTCTTTTTTAATCAGATCACTTTCTTTGATGACATAGGGATCCGACGTATCGGCTGCCA
This window of the Rahnella aceris genome carries:
- a CDS encoding amino acid ABC transporter permease is translated as MPQIPDSQPKVETPERWHHAHAFKFKTGLTWLILLSLLLGAFSKMGLDWSLIGQKLPFLLGLRLSPDGFIQGAALTIMITACSMFFCLLIGLITALGRMSENALAFGCATFYASLFRGTPLLVQVLIIYLALPQVGIVLGALSSGIIALSMNYGAYLAETIRSGVLSVPRGQQEAALALGVSRWTVAVHVTAPQALRIIIPPAGSMFISMLKDSSLVSLMGLWELNFLAQSYGRSTYRYMEMLATAAAIYWIMSIVLELLQSRLERRFAQGHRR
- a CDS encoding aminotransferase class I/II-fold pyridoxal phosphate-dependent enzyme encodes the protein MAFPEDFRLISYLSRLEHAVRFPLSSSYPESMSLDTLFELAGKEHRAPFMQTMLDYPPLRGTPELLDAIASTYKNVTAQDVISFAGADEAIYASFQMLLKSGDHAVVITPNYQSLESVPLSLCDVTGVALDENNDWALDTNQVRDALRANTKVLVINFPHNPTGALISRQQLDELIGLCRDRGIWIFSDEVYRLTEFDPADRLPQLADIYERGISLNVTSKAYGLPGLRIGWVACQDKAWMRELERMKQYLSICNSMPGEFLTTVALNARAPILERVMERSRRQLVTLTQFLAQYPHLFRLSVPKAGVLAFPRFTGEQGAEAFATQLVEEAGVMVIPSVAYASELNRVSEDFLRIGFGRENLDEALGETGRWLDKRGQQG
- a CDS encoding chitinase; translated protein: MRRTKDKYLLNLITLSCLMACVAPAMAADTSDPYVIKESDLIKKENSLTQNPLMQEVKASIRTLDNASVDKIAPGRSDNPANVKRVDSILGSDKWEHIFPLRDPSYTYTKFLQAIGKFPAVCGTYTDGRDSDAICRKGLATMFAHFAQETGGHESWRPEAEWRQGLVYLREMGWKEGQKGGYNGECNPNVWQGQTWPCGKDADGDFVSYFGRGAKQLSYNYNYGPFSDAMFGTVRTLLDKPELVADTWLNLASAVFFYVTPQAPKPSMLHVIDGTWQPNDRDKANGLVPGFGVTIQIINGGVECGGSQEIAQGLNRISYYKSEAEYLKVPVPANEVLGCKNMKQFDEGGAGALPQYWEQDWGWSSETPTGLTYSCQLVGYQTPFSAFKEGDYKRCVQHFFNVKVVDDAGKEEAVTPAPEPTPAPTPEPTPAPADGNSAPVAKLSGPIGDVESQANVTLNAAESTDADGDKLTYSWLLPNGSTLAGHDRESLSFVAPVVTAKQSFNFTLTVSDGKKSSVATYVLTVTPKVLPIPDEGTSTGCADNWDAGKVYNGGESVNWKGKEYLANYWTQNNEPGNPSFTGEWSQWKEIKACK